The sequence CTTCGTGCCATCTGTACCGCGGTTGCTCTGGTATGTGCCAGCGGCCAGGTTTTTGCCGATACCGCCAGCCACAACGCCAGTGCCGAAGCCTTCCTTACGCTGGCCCATGCTGACAAGCTGGGTACCCCGGTGTACATGCAAGTGCAGCAAATGTTCGCTCAGCGTTTCGAGCAGACCAAGGCGCCTGCTACCAAGCAAAGCGTGCTGGACAGCTACCAGGCCAAGGCCAACGCTGCCCTGGACCAGGCCATCGGCTGGAACAAACTCAAGCCTGACATGGTCAAGCTCTACACCACTAACTTCAGCGAATCCGAGCTCAAGGACTTGGTTGCGTTCTACCAGTCGCCCCTGGGCAAGAAAGTCCTGGAAAAAATGCCTCAGTTGACCCAGCAATCGGCCCAGATGACCCAGGCCAAGCTGGAAAGCGCAGTACCTGTGGTGAACAAGCTGTTGGAAGACATGACCAACGAACTGACACCGAAAGCCGCAGCACCGGCCAAAAAGAAGTAATCAGGAATGACCATGCAACAGCGTATTGAAGCGGCACTTGTCGCCCTGGACCCGGAACACCTGAGCGTGCTGGATGAAAGCCATATGCACAGCCGTGGGTTGCAGACTCACTTCAAGGCCGTGCTGGTCAGCCAGCAGTTCGACGGGCTCAACCGCGTCAAGCGCCACCAGAAGGTCTACGCCACCCTGGGTGACCTGATGAGCGAGTTTCATGCGTTGGCGCTGCATACCTATACGCCTGAAGAATGGGCGAAAATCGACGCAGCCCCGGCCTCGCCGACCTGCGCTGGCGGCCATAGCTGATCAGAAGGTGTCTCTGACACCTGGCATTTGCTAGAATCCGCAACGCGCCGCTCAGTCGGCGCGTTTTTTTTGCATCCGGTTCACCCTTTGCGAGGGTAGCCACCTGGAGAGATACCCATGACACACCCTATTGTCGTGGCGGCACTGTATAAGTTCGTCACCCTGGAAGATTACGTTGCCCTGCGCGAGCCACTGCTGCAGGCGATGGTCGACAATGGCATCAAAGGCACCTTGCTGATCGCCGAAGAAGGCATCAACGGCACCGTTTCCGGCAGCCGTGAAGGCATTGATGGCCTGATGGCCTGGCTCAAGAACGACCCGCGTATGGACGATATCGACCATAAAGAGTCGTACTGCGACGAGCAACCGTTCTACCGCACCAAGGTCAAGCTCAAGAAAGAGATCGTGACCCTGGGCGTCGAAGGCGTCGACCCCAACAAGAAAGTCGGCACCTATGTCGAGCCGCAAGACTGGAATGCGCTGATCAGCGACCCTGAAGTCTTGCTGATCGACACCCGCAACGACTACGAAGTGTCGATCGGCACCTTTGAAGGCGCCATCGACCCGAAGACCACCAGTTTTCGCGAGTTTCCCGATTACATCAAAGCCAACTTCGACCCGGCCAAGCACAAGAAAGTCGCGATGTTCTGCACGGGCGGCATTCGTTGCGAAAAAGCTTCGAGCTATATGCTCAGCGAAGGTTTCGACGAGGTGTATCACCTCAAGGGTGGCATCCTGAAATACCTCGAAGAGGTGCCTCAGGAAGAAACCAAATGGCAGGGCGACTGCTTTGTCTTCGATAATCGCGTCACTGTGCGCCACGACTTGAGCGAAGGCGACTACGATCAATGTCATGCCTGCCGCACACCGATCAGTATCGAAGACCGCACGTCCGAGCACTACGTGGCCGGCATCAGTTGCCCGCACTGCTGGGATAAACTTTCCGAGAAAACCCGTCGCAGCGCCATCGATCGGCAGAAGCAGATTGAGCTGGCCAAGGCCCGCAATATGCCGCACCCGATTGGCTACAACTATAAGCAATCATCTTCCGAGGCCTGAACCATGTCCGCGCGCCTGCTCTATGTAATGGACCCGATGTGTTCCTGGTGCTGGGGCTTCGCGCCAGTAGCCGAGGCACTGGTGGAGCAGGCGCAGGCCGCCGGTGTCGAATTGCACCTGGTGGTGGGCGGTTTGCGCACCGGCAGTGGTGCGGCACTGGAACCGGCGACCCGACGCTACATCCTCGAGCATTGGCAGGCGGTCACCGAAGCCACCGGTCAACCATTCAAGCTGGACGGTGCACTGCCTGAAGGTTTTGTCTACGACACCGAGCCCGCCTGCCGCGCCCTGGTCACGGCCCGCAGCCTGGCCCCGGATTGCGCCTGGAAGCTGTTGGGCCTGATCCAGCGTGCGTTTTATATGCATGGCCGGGATGTCACCCAGGCCAGCGTTCTGGTGGAGTTGGCCGAGACCGCCGGCGTGCCGCGGATCGAATTCGCTGAAGCCTTTGACCGTGCCGATCAGCATGCGGCCACCGCTGCCGACTTCACTTGGGTCCAGGACTTGGGCATTGCCGGCTTCCCCACGCTGCTGGCCGAGCGCAATGGTCAGTTGGCGCTGCTGACCAACGGCTACCAGCCGCTGTCCGAGCTGTCGCCCTTGCTCGGTCGCTGGCTGGAGCGCGCTACCTGTGCCTGATCAGCCTGACAGCACTGTGCCATCCCAGCGTATCGATCGACTGACCTGGGCGGAAGTTCGCCGTCTGGCCCTGCATCACAAGAAATCCCTGTGGATCGCCAATGGCGTCGCCGTGCTGGCGACCTTGTGCAGCGTGCCAATTCCCCTGTTGTTGCCGCTGCTGGTGGACGAAGTGCTACTGGGACATGGCGACGCGGCGCTGAAAGTGATGAACCATGCGCTGCCGTTGGGCTGGCAGAAAGCGGCTGGCTATATCGGCTTGATGTTGCTGGTGACCCTGGCCTTGCGCTGCGGTGCCTTGGTGTTCAACGTATTGCAGGCACGATTATTCGCGCGGCTGGCCAAAGACATCGTCTACCGCATCCGGGTGAGGTTGATCGAACGGCTCAAGCGGATTTCACTGAGTGAATACGAAAGCCTGGGCAGCGGCACCGTGACCACCCACTTGGTCACCGACCTGGATACCGTGGACAAGTTTGTCGGCGAGACCTTGAGTCGTTTCCTGGTGGCGATGCTGACCCTGGTGGGCACCTCCGCGATCTTGATGTGGATGCA is a genomic window of Pseudomonas sp. ADAK18 containing:
- a CDS encoding rhodanese-related sulfurtransferase; protein product: MTHPIVVAALYKFVTLEDYVALREPLLQAMVDNGIKGTLLIAEEGINGTVSGSREGIDGLMAWLKNDPRMDDIDHKESYCDEQPFYRTKVKLKKEIVTLGVEGVDPNKKVGTYVEPQDWNALISDPEVLLIDTRNDYEVSIGTFEGAIDPKTTSFREFPDYIKANFDPAKHKKVAMFCTGGIRCEKASSYMLSEGFDEVYHLKGGILKYLEEVPQEETKWQGDCFVFDNRVTVRHDLSEGDYDQCHACRTPISIEDRTSEHYVAGISCPHCWDKLSEKTRRSAIDRQKQIELAKARNMPHPIGYNYKQSSSEA
- a CDS encoding DUF2059 domain-containing protein, coding for MTRLRAICTAVALVCASGQVFADTASHNASAEAFLTLAHADKLGTPVYMQVQQMFAQRFEQTKAPATKQSVLDSYQAKANAALDQAIGWNKLKPDMVKLYTTNFSESELKDLVAFYQSPLGKKVLEKMPQLTQQSAQMTQAKLESAVPVVNKLLEDMTNELTPKAAAPAKKK
- a CDS encoding BolA family transcriptional regulator encodes the protein MTMQQRIEAALVALDPEHLSVLDESHMHSRGLQTHFKAVLVSQQFDGLNRVKRHQKVYATLGDLMSEFHALALHTYTPEEWAKIDAAPASPTCAGGHS
- a CDS encoding DsbA family protein — its product is MCSWCWGFAPVAEALVEQAQAAGVELHLVVGGLRTGSGAALEPATRRYILEHWQAVTEATGQPFKLDGALPEGFVYDTEPACRALVTARSLAPDCAWKLLGLIQRAFYMHGRDVTQASVLVELAETAGVPRIEFAEAFDRADQHAATAADFTWVQDLGIAGFPTLLAERNGQLALLTNGYQPLSELSPLLGRWLERATCA